The following coding sequences lie in one Candidatus Nitrospira allomarina genomic window:
- a CDS encoding cupin domain-containing protein, which produces MVDTSIKKVQSDHSPKGSMGQKYLATGVGLAMRLWEQLPVGQTQESSSRDYETIGYVIHGRAELQLEGQTILLNAGDCWVVPKGASHSYTILETFTAVEATHPPAHVHGRDEIPPS; this is translated from the coding sequence ATGGTCGATACGAGTATTAAAAAAGTCCAATCAGATCATTCTCCCAAGGGTTCAATGGGGCAGAAATATTTAGCCACCGGCGTTGGATTAGCCATGCGACTATGGGAACAATTGCCTGTTGGGCAAACACAGGAATCTTCATCCAGGGATTACGAGACTATCGGATATGTGATCCACGGTCGTGCTGAGCTGCAGCTGGAAGGTCAAACAATTTTGCTGAATGCGGGAGATTGTTGGGTGGTCCCCAAAGGCGCGAGTCACAGCTATACCATTCTTGAAACATTTACCGCCGTTGAAGCGACCCACCCTCCAGCCCATGTGCATGGTCGCGATGAAATCCCCCCCTCTTGA
- a CDS encoding M48 family metallopeptidase — MHNQVRNTRLQQVKHFCIVCILIGMAVGCETVPYTDRSQLVVVPQSQATEMGEQAFQQILSDPKVQLSQSPEEQEAVQRVAERIIQAAKESKFAEDAKAFKWEVTVIKDDQTKNAFALPGGKIAVYTGIFPVAKTDAGLAAILGHEVVHALARHGSERMSQEVLAQAGLSAAAVGLGASGAGPLVGQATMAALGLGTKVGILLPYSRTHESEADSIGLILAARAGYDPQEAVRVWQRMQQGSEGAPSEFLSTHPSHETRITRLQEQMPEALKIFQKVEHAPEHQLPGVNQ; from the coding sequence ATGCATAACCAAGTTAGGAATACTCGTCTTCAGCAGGTTAAACATTTCTGTATTGTGTGTATTTTGATAGGCATGGCGGTAGGGTGCGAAACCGTTCCGTATACCGATCGCTCCCAACTTGTCGTGGTTCCGCAATCCCAGGCCACAGAGATGGGAGAACAGGCCTTTCAACAAATTCTATCCGATCCGAAGGTTCAGCTCTCTCAATCTCCTGAGGAACAAGAAGCGGTTCAACGTGTGGCGGAAAGGATCATCCAAGCGGCAAAAGAATCCAAATTTGCGGAAGACGCCAAGGCCTTTAAATGGGAGGTCACCGTGATCAAAGATGACCAGACCAAGAATGCTTTTGCCCTCCCGGGCGGGAAGATTGCCGTCTATACGGGAATCTTCCCCGTAGCGAAAACCGATGCCGGACTGGCGGCCATTCTTGGACACGAGGTCGTCCATGCCCTCGCGCGGCATGGTTCGGAGCGTATGAGTCAGGAGGTGCTTGCTCAAGCCGGGCTCTCTGCTGCTGCGGTGGGTCTGGGCGCAAGTGGTGCGGGCCCTCTTGTGGGGCAGGCCACGATGGCCGCCTTAGGTTTGGGAACAAAAGTCGGCATCCTCCTCCCCTACAGTCGAACGCACGAATCCGAAGCCGACTCTATTGGGCTGATTCTGGCCGCCCGAGCTGGATATGATCCTCAAGAAGCGGTTCGGGTGTGGCAACGAATGCAACAAGGAAGTGAGGGAGCCCCCTCTGAATTTCTTTCCACCCATCCAAGCCATGAGACGCGAATTACACGTCTTCAGGAACAAATGCCTGAGGCCTTAAAAATTTTCCAGAAGGTGGAACATGCTCCCGAACACCAGCTTCCCGGTGTCAATCAGTAA
- a CDS encoding alpha-L-glutamate ligase-like protein, producing MFKGFRNLSKQGILGLNKRNAVYTLGFNQRRFYPLVDDKAQTKTLCSQAGMAVPELYGKIEIERQIRDLPKLLRTHTEFVIKPAHGSGGDGIVVIKGLVKDKYRKANGVILSLDTLQHHISNVLSGMYSLGGATDTALIEYCVNFDPIFESISYQGVPDIRIIVLLGVPVMAMVRLPTRMSDGKANLHQGALGVGVNMATGTTSTAVFLNDIVGEHPDTNNSVTGLVIPNWRNLLALASQCYDIFKLGYLGVDIVLDRDQGPLLLEVNARPGLNIQIANRSGLLPRLHLVEQSAQGLTSVQDRIEFAIRHFPA from the coding sequence ATGTTCAAGGGATTCCGCAACTTATCCAAACAGGGCATTCTGGGTCTGAACAAACGGAATGCCGTTTATACCCTGGGTTTCAATCAACGCCGGTTTTATCCCTTAGTCGACGATAAAGCCCAAACTAAAACACTCTGCTCCCAAGCAGGCATGGCTGTTCCAGAACTTTACGGAAAAATCGAAATTGAAAGACAAATCCGCGATCTTCCCAAATTATTACGTACACATACCGAATTTGTGATTAAGCCCGCTCATGGAAGCGGAGGCGATGGGATCGTGGTCATCAAGGGCCTGGTTAAGGATAAATATCGAAAAGCCAATGGGGTGATCCTCTCCTTGGATACACTGCAGCATCATATTTCCAACGTGTTAAGTGGAATGTATAGCCTAGGTGGAGCGACCGATACTGCCCTCATAGAATATTGCGTAAATTTTGACCCTATATTCGAATCTATTAGTTATCAGGGGGTTCCGGACATCCGGATCATTGTCCTTCTCGGGGTGCCTGTCATGGCCATGGTTCGCCTGCCCACCCGGATGTCAGATGGAAAAGCCAACTTGCATCAGGGTGCCTTAGGAGTTGGTGTGAATATGGCAACCGGCACAACTTCAACCGCGGTGTTTTTGAATGATATCGTCGGCGAACATCCTGATACGAATAATTCCGTCACGGGTCTTGTCATTCCCAATTGGAGGAATCTTCTGGCATTGGCGTCCCAATGTTACGATATTTTTAAATTGGGATATCTGGGAGTTGATATTGTCCTGGATAGAGATCAGGGCCCTTTACTGTTGGAGGTGAACGCCCGCCCAGGGTTGAATATTCAAATTGCGAATCGCTCCGGACTTCTTCCCCGCTTGCACCTGGTAGAACAATCTGCACAAGGTCTCACCTCGGTCCAGGATCGTATTGAGTTTGCCATTCGTCATTTTCCAGCCTAA
- a CDS encoding UUP1 family membrane protein: MLGFPLNPDSTSEVWNVESRISFQAIGGPVQVSMFTPQSILPYIITTESFIGQEYGVTEKSEGPNRVVTWSKRHAEGVQILYYRGIIRQMKNWETEFQQFTDALQQPKDLQGNLPDLEGAFLQAAMALLSEVKKQSAETNSLTLSLIRRFTKNNPDSYEALLLSQQPPEQAIAQIITLDGTPARVVHGIELSREARTVNLKAWIEVFDKDTWVPFDLEEITTGIPDNYLAWWRGDSPLFHIDGGKELEFRLSASPNQEKAIQAAVARGKVMNPGWLKFSLFSLPVEKQIVYHILILIPVGAFLLVLLRNVVGLKTFGTFMPILIALAFRETQLLWGITLFSLLIALGLAVRFYLEHLKLLLVPRLAAVLIVVVLMMGMLSILSHHLGIVRGLSVALFPMVIVTMTIERMSIVWDERGPGEALQQATGSLAVASLTYLLMSLETMDYMFFTFPELLLVLLACTIALGRYTGYRLLEVRRFQGLLKSS; this comes from the coding sequence GTGCTGGGGTTCCCGCTCAATCCCGACAGTACATCTGAAGTGTGGAACGTGGAGAGCCGAATCAGCTTTCAAGCTATAGGTGGGCCTGTGCAGGTGTCCATGTTTACCCCGCAATCCATTCTGCCGTATATCATCACCACAGAATCTTTCATTGGGCAGGAATATGGCGTCACGGAAAAATCAGAAGGACCGAACCGGGTGGTCACCTGGTCGAAACGTCATGCAGAAGGGGTCCAGATTCTTTATTATCGCGGCATCATTCGCCAAATGAAGAATTGGGAAACGGAATTTCAACAGTTTACGGATGCTCTTCAGCAGCCCAAAGATTTACAGGGAAACCTCCCCGATCTTGAAGGTGCCTTTCTTCAAGCTGCCATGGCTCTTCTCTCGGAAGTCAAGAAACAGTCTGCGGAGACCAACTCGTTAACATTAAGTCTGATTCGACGATTTACCAAAAACAATCCGGATTCCTATGAAGCCCTTCTCCTCTCCCAACAACCTCCGGAACAAGCCATCGCTCAAATTATCACCTTAGACGGCACACCTGCCCGTGTAGTTCATGGAATCGAACTAAGCAGGGAAGCTCGAACCGTTAACCTGAAGGCATGGATTGAAGTTTTTGACAAGGATACGTGGGTCCCCTTCGATCTTGAGGAGATCACAACCGGTATTCCGGACAACTATCTTGCCTGGTGGCGTGGCGATTCCCCCTTGTTCCATATTGATGGAGGGAAGGAACTTGAATTTCGTCTTTCTGCCAGCCCTAACCAGGAAAAAGCCATACAAGCTGCGGTTGCCCGTGGCAAGGTCATGAATCCGGGCTGGTTGAAATTTTCCCTTTTCAGCCTACCCGTGGAGAAACAGATCGTTTATCACATCCTTATTCTCATTCCCGTTGGCGCGTTTCTTCTGGTCCTCCTGAGAAATGTTGTCGGATTAAAAACCTTTGGGACGTTTATGCCAATTCTCATCGCGTTGGCATTTCGAGAAACTCAATTGCTATGGGGGATCACTCTTTTTTCACTGCTCATCGCGTTAGGATTAGCGGTTCGGTTTTATTTGGAACATTTAAAACTGCTCTTGGTTCCCCGCCTCGCTGCCGTCCTCATTGTCGTGGTGTTAATGATGGGCATGTTAAGTATCCTCTCTCATCACCTGGGAATCGTCAGAGGGCTCTCCGTAGCCTTATTCCCTATGGTCATTGTCACCATGACAATCGAACGCATGTCGATTGTGTGGGATGAACGAGGTCCGGGTGAAGCTCTTCAGCAGGCAACAGGAAGCCTGGCGGTAGCCTCACTCACCTATTTGCTCATGAGTCTTGAAACAATGGATTATATGTTTTTTACCTTTCCTGAATTACTCCTCGTCCTTTTAGCCTGTACCATTGCTTTGGGACGGTACACGGGTTACCGCCTACTTGAGGTCCGGCGGTTCCAAGGACTGTTGAAATCCTCATAA
- a CDS encoding ATP-dependent zinc protease family protein: protein MTVFLLKAPLPVAFILTFWAALFQPATPLMAKDSPIRAGWVEEAILLPDAIRLEAKLDTGAMSASLHAENLSTFSRNDERWVKFDLTSQDGTQVTLERKVHRTVKIKRHKQESSERPVVLLNLCLGGHVETTEVNLADRSNYKYPLLIGRMFLAHHFIVDSSTTHLLKSDCSSQTTK from the coding sequence ATGACGGTTTTTCTGTTGAAGGCACCACTCCCCGTGGCATTCATATTGACCTTCTGGGCAGCCCTTTTCCAACCTGCCACACCCCTTATGGCGAAGGACTCTCCGATACGCGCTGGCTGGGTGGAGGAAGCCATACTCTTACCGGATGCAATTCGTCTTGAGGCCAAACTGGACACCGGAGCGATGAGTGCCTCTTTGCACGCCGAAAATTTATCCACTTTTTCCCGAAATGATGAACGTTGGGTCAAATTTGACCTCACAAGCCAGGACGGAACACAGGTCACTCTCGAACGCAAGGTTCACCGGACTGTCAAAATCAAACGACACAAGCAGGAATCCTCTGAGCGCCCGGTTGTGCTATTGAATCTCTGTCTGGGAGGACATGTTGAAACCACGGAAGTGAATCTAGCCGATCGCAGTAATTACAAATATCCATTATTGATTGGGCGAATGTTTTTGGCACACCATTTTATCGTCGATTCTTCCACCACCCATCTTTTAAAATCCGACTGCTCCTCTCAAACGACAAAGTGA
- a CDS encoding response regulator has translation MRILIVEGNPDHREILTTRLSSLGCVCHEVAGGHEGLCILRSSGFDLVICDYRMPEMNGFQFIHTLRTTYDLATIPIIFTTTHSDRNVIDHAYSLGATTTLVKPYSLENLQTALDLIGR, from the coding sequence ATGAGAATTTTAATCGTGGAGGGCAATCCGGATCATCGTGAAATTTTAACAACCAGACTATCCTCCTTAGGATGTGTGTGTCATGAGGTGGCTGGTGGTCACGAAGGTCTTTGCATATTGCGCTCCTCAGGATTTGATCTTGTGATTTGTGATTATCGGATGCCGGAAATGAATGGCTTTCAATTCATCCACACCTTAAGAACGACATATGATCTCGCAACTATTCCCATTATTTTCACGACGACGCATTCTGATCGGAATGTGATTGACCATGCGTACTCCCTCGGAGCGACCACCACTCTGGTAAAGCCCTATTCCCTGGAAAATCTGCAAACAGCCCTTGATCTAATCGGGCGGTGA
- a CDS encoding PRC-barrel domain-containing protein: MLRDLNKMKNCVLQGTDGIIGTVADVYANDQTWKIHYLAADTGNWLQGRHVLISTQSFVHPHEDIGSFRALVSKAQVEGAPPFEIEKPFSWEKEREICNYYRWSTYFPIDERELSVFPGILTSANGLKDFSLQATDGEIGKIINFLIDDANWTVRYMVVDTSKWLAGRKVLISPMWNKSINWAERTMVVDLNQDQIEKSPEYDPTAPIERVYEINLYKHYGKPHYW, translated from the coding sequence ATGTTAAGAGATCTCAATAAAATGAAGAACTGCGTGCTCCAGGGTACAGATGGAATTATCGGTACTGTAGCAGACGTCTATGCCAATGATCAGACATGGAAAATACATTATCTCGCTGCTGACACCGGGAATTGGTTGCAAGGCCGACATGTGTTGATTTCTACCCAGAGTTTCGTGCATCCCCATGAAGACATTGGGTCGTTCCGGGCTTTAGTCAGTAAAGCTCAAGTTGAGGGCGCGCCCCCGTTTGAAATAGAAAAACCATTTTCGTGGGAGAAGGAACGGGAAATTTGCAACTATTATCGATGGAGCACGTATTTTCCAATTGATGAGAGGGAATTATCGGTGTTTCCCGGCATCCTGACCAGCGCGAACGGGCTTAAGGATTTTTCCCTTCAGGCGACGGATGGGGAAATCGGAAAGATTATCAATTTTCTCATTGATGATGCCAACTGGACCGTCCGCTATATGGTTGTGGATACCTCCAAATGGTTGGCCGGCCGAAAGGTGTTAATCAGTCCAATGTGGAATAAATCCATAAACTGGGCAGAGAGAACAATGGTTGTGGATCTCAATCAGGATCAGATTGAAAAATCTCCTGAGTATGATCCCACGGCACCCATTGAACGAGTGTATGAAATAAACCTATATAAGCATTACGGTAAACCACATTACTGGTAG
- a CDS encoding glucose-6-phosphate dehydrogenase — protein MFEHLVIFGATGDVSKRFVFPALAQVFANRGLPTEYGITGVGRRNWNTPQFQEYVSGLLANHHTPPPLRSREGFLESLEYVRVEDLGETRQIQSIFRKQAGSTLLYLGLPPQMFPPVLESLGRVNLPPESRIIIEKPFGLSYSQSKELNRLVHQTFPEECIYRMDHFLGMPIVHTILGLRFANPVFMPIWNRHSIKKIEVIWDETLTVEGRADFYDRAGALKDMIQNHLLQLLAVLAHEPLETMWSPDFRDKRLELFKSVRKLSRAEVRAQTVRARYRSGEIGGVRVPGYEKSEGVDPERNTETFAQVILWVDNERWQGVPFVLRSGKALSRDRKEIRVHLTPGQNKTEFPLSEEGGNILRLNLASEEVHLGIFTIQEAGGVRPAPMRVDDPISPEHLSPYERLFLEAMTGQTRLFVRDDEVEEMWEIIQPIADAWAENVVPLQEYPAGSNGPPLEETGGVTESRQTRTTAETPGSEPFPSYH, from the coding sequence ATGTTTGAGCATTTGGTCATTTTTGGAGCGACAGGGGACGTCTCGAAGCGCTTTGTTTTTCCTGCCTTAGCTCAGGTGTTCGCCAACCGGGGTCTTCCCACAGAATATGGAATCACGGGCGTTGGTCGGCGGAATTGGAATACGCCTCAGTTCCAAGAATATGTGTCCGGTTTACTTGCCAACCATCATACTCCACCCCCTCTGAGATCCCGGGAAGGATTTTTGGAATCTTTGGAGTATGTCCGTGTAGAAGATCTTGGTGAGACTCGACAGATTCAGTCGATCTTTCGTAAACAGGCAGGATCGACACTTCTATATTTGGGGTTACCTCCCCAGATGTTTCCTCCCGTTTTGGAGTCCCTCGGACGGGTGAATTTACCACCGGAATCCCGAATCATTATTGAAAAACCGTTCGGGTTAAGCTATTCCCAATCAAAAGAATTAAACCGGCTTGTGCATCAAACATTTCCTGAAGAGTGCATCTATCGCATGGACCACTTTTTAGGTATGCCGATTGTGCACACCATTTTGGGACTTCGATTTGCCAATCCCGTCTTTATGCCCATTTGGAACCGGCATTCCATCAAAAAAATCGAGGTGATCTGGGATGAGACCTTGACGGTGGAAGGGCGTGCGGACTTCTACGATCGCGCCGGAGCCTTGAAGGATATGATTCAAAATCACCTCCTCCAGTTGTTGGCCGTTCTGGCTCATGAGCCATTGGAAACCATGTGGTCTCCTGATTTTCGGGACAAGAGACTGGAATTGTTCAAGTCCGTGAGAAAACTGTCAAGGGCTGAGGTTCGAGCACAGACCGTACGAGCTCGTTACCGGTCAGGGGAGATAGGTGGTGTGCGGGTTCCCGGTTATGAAAAAAGCGAAGGTGTGGATCCCGAACGAAACACTGAAACGTTTGCTCAGGTGATCCTATGGGTCGACAATGAACGCTGGCAAGGCGTGCCTTTTGTGTTACGGTCCGGAAAAGCGTTAAGTCGAGATCGAAAAGAAATTCGAGTGCATCTTACACCTGGGCAGAACAAGACGGAATTCCCCCTTTCAGAGGAGGGCGGGAACATTTTACGATTGAATCTCGCGAGTGAAGAAGTCCATCTTGGGATATTTACTATCCAGGAAGCCGGTGGGGTCAGACCGGCACCAATGAGGGTGGACGATCCCATTTCTCCTGAACATCTTTCCCCCTATGAACGGTTGTTCCTCGAAGCCATGACCGGCCAAACACGACTTTTTGTGCGGGATGATGAGGTCGAAGAGATGTGGGAAATTATTCAACCCATTGCCGATGCCTGGGCAGAAAACGTGGTTCCCTTACAGGAGTACCCGGCAGGGTCCAACGGTCCACCTTTGGAGGAAACCGGAGGGGTGACAGAGTCCCGCCAAACACGTACGACAGCGGAGACTCCTGGGAGCGAGCCATTCCCATCCTATCATTAG
- a CDS encoding MgtC/SapB family protein: MDVLIALNWHQVWSHFYHLIIAFLLAVPLGWDREQESHGAGLRTFPLVALGSCAYMLTGIHVLSSTDAEARVIYGILTGIGFIGGGAILKDRGNVAGTATAASIWNTGAIGMAVAWDRYEIAIVLSVLNFLTFRFMPLVKKRVTPTPSKPDHMGS; encoded by the coding sequence ATGGATGTATTAATCGCCCTGAACTGGCATCAGGTTTGGTCACATTTTTACCATCTTATTATCGCGTTTCTTTTGGCTGTCCCATTAGGATGGGATCGCGAACAGGAGTCGCACGGGGCCGGGCTCCGCACGTTTCCGCTGGTGGCCCTCGGGTCATGCGCCTACATGTTGACGGGTATCCATGTTCTGAGTTCTACCGATGCCGAAGCTCGTGTGATTTACGGCATCCTAACCGGAATCGGATTTATTGGCGGTGGGGCTATTCTCAAAGACAGAGGGAATGTCGCCGGAACCGCAACCGCGGCAAGCATTTGGAACACCGGAGCCATCGGAATGGCCGTGGCATGGGATCGTTACGAAATTGCCATTGTGTTAAGCGTTTTGAACTTTTTAACGTTTCGGTTCATGCCGTTAGTTAAAAAACGTGTCACGCCCACACCATCAAAACCCGATCACATGGGATCCTAA
- a CDS encoding mechanosensitive ion channel family protein, with protein MEPLNIILNSLREMGSQALAHLPNVISAIVILGLTWLSTKALETLLRRIFSRFGIRESLSELLRKLVFIGIWIVGILIAAIIIFPSLTPGKILTGLGLGSIAIGFAFKDIFENFLAGILILLREPFQLGDVIECEGLEGFVEEITIRDTHIRQTDGQRVVIPNSVLFKNPVTVRTDRDLRRVTIMCGIAYGEDVNAGRDVIRQALEGLDTVNQEKDIQIFAQGFGASSIDFEVTWWTGSRPVDIRKSKDKVVAAVKQALDSAGIEIPFPYRTLTFKEPLETLITRHRKDQDVPHDT; from the coding sequence ATGGAACCCCTCAACATTATACTGAACAGTCTTCGGGAAATGGGAAGCCAGGCATTGGCTCACCTTCCGAATGTGATTTCAGCCATCGTGATCCTTGGGTTGACCTGGTTGAGCACCAAGGCTCTGGAGACCCTATTGAGGCGGATTTTTTCTCGTTTTGGTATACGGGAATCTCTATCAGAATTATTACGCAAACTTGTGTTCATCGGCATTTGGATAGTCGGAATATTGATTGCGGCCATCATTATCTTTCCCAGCTTAACACCGGGAAAAATTCTCACCGGATTGGGACTGGGCTCCATTGCCATTGGATTTGCCTTCAAGGATATTTTTGAAAATTTTCTGGCCGGTATTTTGATCCTGCTTCGCGAGCCGTTTCAATTAGGGGATGTCATTGAATGCGAAGGATTGGAGGGGTTTGTGGAAGAAATCACCATTCGAGATACCCATATCCGTCAAACGGACGGCCAACGAGTGGTTATTCCCAACAGCGTGCTGTTTAAAAATCCTGTCACGGTGCGGACCGACCGGGACCTGCGCCGGGTCACCATTATGTGTGGCATCGCCTATGGAGAGGATGTCAATGCCGGACGTGATGTGATCCGGCAGGCGTTGGAAGGATTAGACACGGTCAATCAAGAGAAAGACATACAAATCTTTGCCCAGGGATTTGGGGCAAGTAGCATTGACTTTGAGGTGACCTGGTGGACGGGATCCCGCCCAGTGGACATCAGAAAATCAAAGGACAAGGTTGTGGCTGCCGTGAAGCAGGCATTAGATTCCGCCGGAATTGAAATCCCGTTCCCCTATCGCACGTTAACATTTAAAGAACCCTTGGAAACGTTGATCACCCGCCACCGGAAAGACCAGGATGTGCCGCATGATACCTGA
- a CDS encoding AI-2E family transporter, which produces MPLPAPSTTRRKLSRNLHLWEVVAVRELCILGVVVWFLWLCLQLQAILVPVLIGLGLAYLADPTLDYVEQAWRLPRWVAVAFMAMIMCVLFSGLVLWIGPLLVDQLRNFFEKVPTYLSILAHRYEVDLEDISRRLYEVSTNIKSNPFATLKTFFSGTGQVFYFTNIIIGTLGSFLFSLSLIVIYFFFFAWSFPSIQQTFWSLVESQGDARWEKLLTEMDAAIGEFFRGRLLIALIMSVMFGGGWFLVEMPYWVLLGFCAGVLSLIPYAATLMWPIALLLKYLDMSMGPSSIDDYWMQVLVWPSAVYLGVQFIEGWVLTPWIQSQSTDLSAATILLVVLIGGALGGVLGLILAIPLAACLKILAKELVIPRLKSGDITEVHGKIINPHSSGLT; this is translated from the coding sequence ATGCCATTGCCGGCTCCCTCCACAACCAGAAGAAAACTTTCCAGGAACCTCCATCTCTGGGAAGTCGTGGCCGTTCGTGAATTGTGTATACTCGGGGTGGTTGTGTGGTTCCTCTGGTTATGTTTGCAATTACAGGCCATTCTTGTACCGGTTTTAATTGGTCTGGGTTTGGCCTACCTGGCTGACCCAACTCTGGATTACGTGGAACAGGCCTGGAGGTTGCCGCGATGGGTCGCCGTGGCCTTCATGGCCATGATCATGTGCGTGCTGTTCAGTGGCCTCGTCCTGTGGATAGGACCACTTCTTGTCGATCAACTGCGAAATTTCTTTGAAAAAGTCCCGACATATCTTTCCATTTTGGCTCACCGGTATGAGGTGGACCTCGAAGACATTTCCCGCAGGCTTTACGAAGTTTCCACCAATATTAAGAGTAATCCCTTCGCCACGCTGAAAACTTTTTTCTCGGGAACCGGGCAGGTATTTTATTTTACGAATATCATTATCGGGACACTGGGTTCTTTTCTTTTTTCCCTTTCATTAATCGTCATTTACTTTTTCTTTTTTGCCTGGAGTTTTCCCTCCATTCAGCAAACTTTTTGGAGTTTGGTCGAATCTCAAGGCGATGCCCGCTGGGAAAAACTGCTGACAGAAATGGACGCGGCTATTGGAGAATTTTTCAGAGGACGATTGCTCATTGCTTTGATAATGAGCGTGATGTTTGGAGGAGGCTGGTTCCTAGTAGAAATGCCCTATTGGGTTCTTTTGGGATTTTGCGCAGGCGTTCTGAGCCTGATTCCCTATGCCGCCACCTTGATGTGGCCTATTGCTCTACTGTTGAAATATTTGGATATGTCCATGGGGCCTTCCTCTATCGACGATTATTGGATGCAAGTCCTCGTCTGGCCCAGCGCAGTCTATCTGGGTGTTCAATTCATTGAGGGTTGGGTGCTCACGCCCTGGATTCAAAGTCAGTCCACCGACCTCAGTGCCGCAACGATTCTGCTCGTCGTCTTAATCGGCGGAGCGCTAGGGGGAGTGTTAGGCCTCATTCTGGCCATCCCCCTTGCGGCCTGTTTGAAGATCCTGGCGAAGGAGTTAGTTATTCCCCGCCTGAAGTCGGGAGATATTACGGAAGTGCATGGGAAGATTATTAACCCTCACTCGTCAGGTCTGACCTGA
- a CDS encoding DUF1328 domain-containing protein, whose amino-acid sequence MTILKWAAIFFVIALIAGGFGFSGIAEGAADIAQVLFYIFLVLCVVMVLIGVFVAKKIT is encoded by the coding sequence ATGACGATATTAAAATGGGCCGCCATTTTCTTTGTCATTGCGCTCATCGCGGGCGGGTTTGGTTTCTCAGGAATTGCGGAGGGAGCGGCCGATATTGCCCAAGTATTATTTTATATTTTTCTCGTACTGTGCGTGGTGATGGTCCTCATCGGTGTGTTTGTGGCCAAAAAAATTACATAA